From the genome of bacterium:
GGACCAGTAGTCCAGCATGATCACTTTTTTGCCCAGATAGTCGGAGAGGTTGAGTTCCCCTTCGTACAGGAGCTGTTCGGTGAAAGTCGGGGCCAGCGTACCTACTTTTTCACTCTCCGCAGCGACGCAGACGGAGATATTGACCAGCAGGAAGAAGGCTAAAACAAGCGGCATCACAATTACACGACGCACAGATCTCCTCCAAAAATAAAAGGTATCATCCCCATAATATACAGAGTGGCGCGGCCTAAATCCATAGAAGATTGACATTGCGCAAACTTATCCGCGTCCGGCGCAATTTGAATTTGACCTTTCTGCGGAAACGGCAGATATTTTGTATCAGCCGAAGGTTATTGTCAAACAAATCACGCGGGAGTTACTATCGGCATCGCATTCGGCAAACTTTACCCGCGCACTAAAAAATTATATTCCGGGATAATCCCATTTCCACGGCGGCTTTCGGTTAGCGGCGGTTTTCAGGGAAACTCTATTTGACGGTTGAAAATTTAGCGGACATAGACGCCGAGCTGGCCCAAAAGGCGCTTAAAGGCGACAAAAGGGCATTCGCGACGCTGGTCGAAAAATATCAGAGCGCCATCTACGGCTATGCCCTGCACTTTTTCCGTCATACCGACGCCGCCGAGGATATCGCGCAGGAAACCTTTCTTCGGGCTTACCGTTTTTTGCCCACTTACGATCCCTCCCGCAAATTCGTAACCTGGCTTTATTCCATTGCGAGAAACCTCTGCATAGACAGACACCGCGACAACGCCAGAAGGGATCTTGTCCCCATCGACGACATCGCGGAACTGGAAATTACCTCGACCTCCTTCGGCGCTGATCCGCTACGCACGCTGGAGAGCAAGGAAGACAAGGAGGAAATTCTCGCCGCCGTGGCGAAACTGCCGGAAAAATACAGAACCCCGCTTATTCTCTGCTACAT
Proteins encoded in this window:
- a CDS encoding RNA polymerase sigma factor, which produces MTVENLADIDAELAQKALKGDKRAFATLVEKYQSAIYGYALHFFRHTDAAEDIAQETFLRAYRFLPTYDPSRKFVTWLYSIARNLCIDRHRDNARRDLVPIDDIAELEITSTSFGADPLRTLESKEDKEEILAAVAKLPEKYRTPLILCYMEEMSYQEISEVLGISLNNTKIRIFRAKKILLEYLGLTEHQ